The stretch of DNA CATTAGAGAATGCGGCAGCCCACTTTCACGCGAAAATACACGGCATAAACAAGACAAACCTGCGGCGATTAAAGTCCAACCGATGACTCGCCCGATCCATGCACTCGTTGATAAAGACACCCACTGCGTTAGGTAGCCGAAGGTTGAATAGAACAAGACATGTGCTTTGCCCGACGCTGCAAAAAGGTCATTGGCGCACCATTCCGGTTGCCAAAAGTTCTTGGCTTTGACTAAGTAATGAGCCTCGTTGACCATGGGCGGCGCGTCACCGGCATAGACAAAGAACAGCCCCACCAGCACGAGCATCTCGAGCGCTACTTGAGCTCTGGACAAGATCGGGGGTTTCGGTGGAAGCGAATCAGCCACAGGACAAATCAACCGCCATATCTATCGCTGCCACCATGCTTTGGTGATTCGCGGTCCCCTGCCAAGCCAAGTCCATCGCGGTGCCATGGTCGACACTGGTGCGAACGATGGGCAAACCTAAGGTCACGTTCACAGCATCATCAAATGACAACGCCTTCAATGGAATCAATCCCTGGTCGTGGTACATGCAAACGTAGGCATCCGTCTTCGCACGCATGGACGGTGTAAAAGCGGTGTCCGGGGGCACGGGGCCAACGACATTCATGCCACGCACATGACAGAAATCAACTGCCGGTATAATGATCGACTGCTCTTCGCCATGAGAGAACAATCCGTTTTCTCCAGCGTGTGGATTCAATCCGCAAACAACGATCCGACCCGGACGTCCATGCCGTTTGGTCATTGCTTCATTAGCAAGCGTGATCGCTTTAATGACTAGGTCCGTTGTTAACATCGACGGGACATCCGCAAGCGGAACGTGGATCGTTGTTAGCACACAGGAAATTTCGCGGCTCGTCAGCATCATGCAAAAGTCATCGGTGCCAGTTCGCTCGGCCAATACTTCGGTGTGACCCGGAAAGGGGATTCCTGCTAAATGCCAAGCCTGTTTCTGAATCGGCCCCGTCACCACTCCGGCGACTTTGCCTGACATCGCGTCGCTAATCGCCAAGTTAAACGCATCGAAGGAGGCCTGTCCCGTCGCTAGCGAAAAATGCCCGTGACTCACTTCGCCGGCGTCACCAACGTCAACAATGTCTTTTGGCAAAGCCAGCTTCAACAAAGTTGCGATGCGTTTCAATATGACCAACGGGCCATACAGGACTGGGGTGCATCTTTCAGTGATCTCTGGCAGGGCCGCGCATTTGAGTGCCAGTTCAGGTCCCACGCCGGCAACGTCACCCACGGAAATAGCAATACGAGGTTGAGATGACATGGATGTGACTGAACGAATTGGTGAAGGAACGTTAGAATGTGGCAATTAGAATAGGGCAGCGACAACACAGCGGATCATTTTGGCGGCTTCACTGCGGTGAATCGTCTAGAAATGCCTGTCGCTTGGCATCAAGCCGCGAGTATATCGGTTCAAGCCCTCATTCGACAAACACCCTCGTGGTCAACTCAATCCATCGTTAAGCAATGCATTTACTCTCGTTGTTGTTCCTGTTGATGCATCCTGTCCATGAGACTGTGTCCGAAGTGGAGTGGAACGAGCAAACCAAATCGGTCGAAGTGGCCGTTCGTTTTCACAGGCTCGACGAGGAATGGATCCTTAAACAGCCTGTCGTCAAGAACTTCGGCGATAAATTCAACTCTGAAACGCCCGAGCTAAGTGGCGACGAAGCAAGTGAATTGGGGCGACGCGCGATGGGATACTTAGGTCGTCACTATTGTTTCAAAGGCTTTCAGGATCCACAAGCGATTGCCTTATACCGCTGGATCGGTCGCAAGGAAGAAGGAGCCCACGTATGGTGGTACTTCGAAGTCGTCTCCAATGACAAAACGCGTCCCACATTGATTGACCTAACTCTACTGTTCGAACACAACCAAAATTACACGCATCGAGTCGTGTTTCTCGATCAATCCCCCAAGACTTCCGTCAATCTGACGTCGGCGAAGCATCAGGTTTCACTGCCTAGTCCGCAATCGTCAGAGCTGAAGCAAAGCCAACCATGACTGCATCCTCGGATACCCCTACCCTGCCAATGACCGGCGAAGTGATTTCGATTGGCGACGAAATGACGAGCGGAGCTCGCCTTGATACCAACGCCCAGTGGCTTAGTCGCCGAATGGGTGAGTTGGGGATCGAAATTCAATATCACAGCACGGTGGGTGATTCTCTTGCCAATAACATTGACGTGTTCCGGGTTGCGGCAAATCGGGCCGATGTGATTGTTTGCACCGGAGGTCTCGGACCAACTCGCGACGACCTCACGCGCGAAGCTTTGGCTGCGCTTGCTAATCAGCCCCTCGTAATGAAGCCGTCCGCGATGGCTCACATCGAGTCGATGTTCGCGAAACGAAATCGCGAGATGCCCGCACGAAACCGAAACCAGGCGATGTTCCCCGAAGGTAGCGACGAAATCTTTAACCCTCAAGGAACCGCACCTGGGGTGGATATCACGGTGACTCGTGATGACGGTTCCCGATCACGGATCTTCGCTCTGCCAGGTGTGCCAGCCGAAATGAAGCAGATGTTCGATGACACCGTTGCACCGCGAATCATGGAGTCCTTTTCGGGTGCCAACCATATACGCCACCACGTGATGAAGTTTTTCGGAACGGGCGAAAGCGATATGGAAGAGCGTTTAGGCGACATGATCGACCGCAATCGCACTCCGCGAGTTGGAATCACAGTCAGTTCGGCAACGATCTCATTACGCATCAGTGCAACTGGCGTAACACCGGAAGCTTGCCAATCGCAAATCGATGCAACTCGAGAAGAGATTTTGACTCGAGTCGGCGAATTCTACTTCGGGGATGGCGAAACGTTCGAGCAGCAAGACGCAATCGAACTACTTTTGGCTGAGCGAAACCAATCTCTCGCGATCATTGAATATGGGCTCGCTGCGCCGCTGGGGGATTGGTTTGCCGCGTTGGGTAAGTCGCATTCGTATGTCGGTGGTTTGTCGTTTGCCAATGCCGCCGAACTCGCTCGCATGTTTGGATGCGACGATCATGAAATAGCGCTAGCGACGATTCGACAAAACACAGGTGCGGATTGGACGTTGTTGGTAGACAGTTATCCTCTTTTGGATCACACGAGCGATAAGCCCGTTGAGCCAGAAGAGGTAAGGTTTCTTGTCACGGGACCTAAGGTCACCAACCTCAATGCGAACGCGTCTGATACTCCAGAAGCTGGCGGCAATCAGCCTGAATTTAAGCGGCTTGCTGTCGTCCAGACTTGTGCTGACCAACTTACCGAGTGCACCTACGAGAAATGCGTTAAGCTCGGGGGACACCCCAGTATCGTTCACGCTCGCATCGCGAAAGCAGCGATGGCGTTTCTAAGAAGTTTGCTTGCCAACCAGGAGACCTTATGAAAACCATCTCATTGTTTGTTGTCGCATTAGCCTTGATCTTTAATCCTGTTTTTGCGGACGAACCTAACAATCCGAATCGCGAACTTGACTTGGCAAAGTATCTCACGGGCAAGAAGTTTGTAGGCCAGTTCACCGTTGATGGACGAGACAAGCCACCGAGTACCGAAGAGTACGTCATCAGCAAATGCGAAAAACTGCCGGCTGACGACATGTATCGGCTGACGGCTCGGATTAAGTACGGCGATGTCGATAGCGAAGTGCCGATGGAAATCAAAATCCTGTTTGCGGGCGAAACGCCGGTGATCACGCTCGATTCGCTTTGGATCCCTGGTATGGGGACCTTCGATGCAAGAGTGTTGATTCGCCGAAATCGTTATGCGGGAAGTTGGCAACACGATGATAAAGGCGGCCATCTATTCGGTCGAATTTTACCAGCGGACAGTATTGCCGAGCCTGAGTAGCAATGCTGCCGAACCGAAGTAGAAGTGTTGCCGAGCCGGAGTAGCAACTTTGGCTTTTCTTATCATTTCGCTCGCAACGCCAAATCCGCGAGCATCGGATCACTGAACATCCGGTTGGCTTCGATTGGCGAGGTGATGCCTCGCAAAACGCGGGCGGCCATGACTTCGCTCATGTGGACCATTCCCCGCTCGCAGGCCAGCTTTTCGAGGTCACCTGCTGAGCATCCATTGGCAACCTGTTCGCACAACGCTCGATCAAAGAGCATGATCTCTGGGACGCAGGTCATCGAGTCATACCCATCGCCGAAGCACGCTTCGCATCCATCGGCAAGGTACATTCGCGGGGGTTGGTCGCCGAGCAATTCATTGACGCGTTTGGAAACCTCGTTCAAACCATCGGCCTTGACTGGTTGGGCACAAAGCCGGCAAAGACGCCGAACCAATCGTTGGTTAATTACGCCGATCAAAGCACTCGCCAAGAACTTAGGATTGGTTTCGTACTGCAGCATCGAGTCGACTGCTTCAGCGGCCGTTTTAGCATGAATCGTTGCCAACACGAGTTGTCCGCTCGCTCCCGCCCGAACCGCGGTCGCTGCCGTCCTGGCGTCTCGGATCTCGCCGACCATGATCACATCGGGACTGTGGCGAAGGACAGACGAGAGCAGGTCGGCAAAATCGAGGCCTGCCCGCAAATTGACCTGAGTCTGCATCACTCCGGCTAATGCATGTTCGATTGGGTCTTCCAACGTATGAATCTTACGCGTTCCATCGTTGAGCGCTTCGACCGCAGCGTAAAGTGTGCTGGACTTTCCACTCGCGACGGGACCGGCAACGAGAATTAAACCGGATGGCTGTGATATCAGGTCTTTAATCGCGGTGAGTTCGTCAGGTTCGTAACCAAGGCTTTCAATTGAACGCGATCCGTTGACTGGATCGAACAACCGCACGGCAACGTCCTGCCCGAATAAGGTGGGCATCGTCGACAAACGCAAGTCGACCGTGCGTCCCGATTGAGTCGTCAACACCCCGCGACCTTCAGTCGGACGAATGATCTCACCCGCGTCGGATCCGGCGAGTACTCGTAGGTGACCTTGCAGTTTGCGACCATAGGATCTTGCCAAACAGCGGATCTGCTCGACCTTGCCAAATCTACGAATCGACACCATGACAGAGTTTTCGTTGTCCGAGACAAACAAGTCACTCGCTCGACGGTCGACTGCCCATTCGATCAAATTCGCCGCGTACATCTCGGGCGGTGTCAATTCAGTCTCGCCTTCGATGGCAACGAAATCGACTGCGTCTTTGCCGTTCGCCGTTTTGCCGCCGCCGATGAGTTTGTTACGGTGCATCGCTCGAATCCCTCAAGATAAGTTCACGTTGTAAAGTCACGCTGCGTTTCTTTCGCGGAACCACTATCAAGTATTTGCGTGGCGGTTGCAAAGAGTTTGCAGAGGTTTAATAAACTTTGGCTTAGTAAATCGTCGGTTCCCAGCGGGGGGCACATCGGTTTCAATGCGTGCCATATCCGCACATCATGATGAACCAACACGCTTTTTGACCCGTGAATATGTCCGACCCCAACGCCATCGCGATTCTGCAAAAACACTTCCAATACGACACTTTTCGCGGCAGCCAAGCGGCCATCATCGATCATGTTGTCCAAGGCAATCACGCGATGGTAGTGATGCCAACCGGGATGGGGAAATCGCTGTGCTATCAGATTCCAGCACTGATTCATGGCGATCATGCCGAATCGGACGGTACCCCTTTAACGTTAGTGCTATCCCCGCTGGTGGCGTTGATGAAGGATCAGGTTGATGCGTTGACGGCACGCGGTATCGATGCCGCCTTTATCAATTCGTCTCTTGATCGAACGACCCGCATCGCTCGGTACGAAGAGGTCGCTAGTGGTCGTTACCAATTGCTCTACGTCACGCCCGAGCGTTTTCGAAAAGACGATTTTCGTGAAGTCATACGCAAACGGCATATCGCCTTGATGGCGATCGACGAAGCACACTGCGTCAGCCAATGGGGGCACGATTTCCGACCTGATTATTCAAGGATTCGAGAAATTCGATCATTCGTTGGCAACCCTACCACGATCGCGCTAACGGCAACCGCCACTCGTGAATGTCGTTCGGACATTTATCAGCAAATTGGAATTGATGAAAGCGACATCAAGCTATTTCACGAAGGAATCGATCGGCCTAATCTGGCTTTGGATGTCGTGCATGTCATGGATAATGACGGCAAGTTTGATTCGCTCGTCGAAACGTTGCGCAGCGACGAGTATCGCGGCGGTAGCGTGATTGTTTACTTTTCGTTGATCAAAACGCTCGAGAGTTTCAGCGATCGCATGTTGTCGGCCGGTATTGACCACGTCAACTATCACGGTGATCTACCTCGAAACGTTCGTCGTCGAATTCAAAACGAATTTATGTCTGGCGATTGCGAAATCGTTTTGGCGACCAACGCGTTCGGAATGGGAATCGACAAGTCAGACATTCGTATCGTCATGCACGTTGAAACCCCTGGGTCAATTGAGTCGTACTACCAAGAAATCGGTCGCGCCGGTCGCGATGGAAAACCTAGTCTATGTCGTTGGCTCTACGACCAATCAGACCTCATGACTCAAATGCAGTTCATTGAATGGTCCAACCCAGAAGCGGCTTTCTATGATCGCGTTTACACATTGCTTCGCGAACACAACGAAGAGTGTCGGGCGTTTGGGCTTAACTGGATGAATGGACGATTGCAGCGGGTGGCGAAACATGACCACCGCTTGGCCACCGTGATCGCGATGATGGATCGTCACGGGGTGATCGCCGGTCCCCATGAACCGGCATGTTTCGACGTGCTTGGCCCCCTGCCCGAAGAATTGAGCAGCGACGCGTTGCTAGGAGAAAAGAAACGCAACGATCAACAACGTTTGTACGCCATGGTGCAATACGCCGCGGCGGAGCCCGAGGCGCGACAAGCATTCTTTAACGATTACTTCCTAGGCGAAGAGTAATGATATTCCTCGGCTTTTATCAACTTCCTTCGAAACTTGTGAGTCCCTGGCCGGTTTTGCCTACGCCATAGGTCTACAATCAGCACGCTTGCGTGATCCTCCATTCACACGAAATTCATCCACGGGACGTTTCATGACACCTCATCCGATACGCCAAATTCGTTCAATGGCATTCTCGTCTCTCGCCCTCACTCGTTCTTTGACGATATGCGGTTTGGCTGTGGCGGTTGGTGCTTTGCCTGCTATCGGCGAAGACTGGCCGCGTTTTCTTGGAACTTCGGGACAGCTCAAAGCTGAAGCTACCGAAAAGACGCCGACGAAATGGGGTGATGGCGAAAATGTTAAGTGGGCGACCGAGCTGCCCGGCAAAGGGGTATCAAGTCCGATCGTGGTCGGTGACCTCGTTTTCGTGACTTGCTATTCCGGCTACGGAGTCGGTGGAGAAAATGAGTCGATCGACGACCTAACACGACACGTGATTTGTGTGGATAAGGCGACCGGCAAGGTGCGTTGGCAAAACGAGATCAAGGCCGTTCAGCCAGAGGATCCCTACGAGGGCGTCGGAGTGCCCGCACACGGTTATGCGTCGCACACTCCGGTGAGTGATGGCAAACGAGTTTACGCGTTCTTGGGCAAGAGCGGTGTCGTCGCGTTTGACCTCGACGGAAACGAACTTTGGCGACAATCCGTCGGGACTGGTTCGGGCCCGCAGGGGTGGGGATCGTCTGCGAGCCCGGTTGTCTATCAAGACACGCTGATCGTGACTGCGTCAGAAGAAAGCGAGACAATGTTTGGGATCAACGCCGAGTCTGGCGAGATCAAATGGAAGCAAGAGGCTCAAGACTTGCAAAGCACTTGGAGCACGCCAACGTTGGTCACGTCCGAAGAAGGTCGCACTGACTTGGTCATTAATGTTCCCGGCGAAGTTTGGGGCATCAATCCGGAAACCGGCAAACTGCGATGGTATTCACGCGGCACGACGGATGCTTCGACGGCAGCTTCGTTGACTCCCGGAAATGGACTTGTTTTCGCAACCGGTGGTCGTGGAGGAGAGGCGGTCGCTGTGAAGGTCGGTGGAAAAGGTGATGTGAACGACACTCACGTGATCTGGGACGCAAAGATTCCCGGTCGTTTTTCGACACCGCTATACCACAACGATCTGCTATTCACGTTTGGCGATTCGATCATGACCGTCTTCAGCGCCGAGGACGGTGACAAGGTCGGCCAACTGCGTTTAGGTAGTTCTTCAAGCCGTGGTGGTAGAGGTGCGAGCGACGGAGGTGACGGTGAAGGCAATGATGGTGAAGGAGGTGGACGTGAAGGAGGTGGACGTCGTGGTGGCGGACGAGGCGGCATGTTTAGCATGGACTACGCCTCGCCGGTTCTAATCGGCGACAATATCTACATGACCTCGCGGTCGGGCACGGTTTACGTACTTACGGCAACTCGCTCGCCTGAACTTATTGCCGAAAACTCTTTCCCCGGCGACAGCGGGTTTGGCGGAACTCCAGCAGTCAGTGATGGGGAAATCTTCATCCGCAGTGATAGTAAGCTCTACTGCTTATCAAACAAGTGATTCGCACCGCTTCCGGCGCAGCGACTAGATTGGCGATCGCAACCGATTCGCCATCGAAAGAATGCATCACGGTTAACGAGGCAAGCGAGGCGATGGTTGCTCGCTTGCCTTGAACCCGGCAACCGCTTCCATCGAACGTGGCGTCAAACCAGCCGCCACGAACAAGCGGCTCATGCCGACCATGAGTTGGTGCCAATGCTCGACTGTTTCGGGGGTTCCGATAAAGTGAGCGTGACCGTCATCCACGTTGACTTGATCGACTGACGCAAAACCTCGCTCACTGACACGAATCGTCGGTGCCATGTGCATTAGGGCTTCGAGCATCAAGTGATCATGGCAATCTCGTTCGCTGAGTCCTGCATCATCGTAGATCCACAGATGATTCTGGAGGCTGCGGTCGACAGCGTTGAGGGCTGCTTGCTCAACAGTATCAGCAGTGAGGACGACTTCGACAGGACCGCATTGAACATAGAACTTGGACATTTAACTTTTCTTCCGTGAGTGGCGTTGAAACTTGAATGTCGATCAACTGTGTAACGATCAGTTGGGCGACACAGGTATCATCGCGGAGTCCCGGACAAGTCTGGTCAAAGGTGTCTGGAAAGCTGTTTTTCTCAGTGTTTTGCTGGCAAATAGCCGGCCAGTGCGGGGAGCTCAAACGAGGCCTTTGCGTCGTCATTCACGCAGAGGGATGACCTATGTCGAGCTCGCGAACATAGGAAACGCCTTAGCGCCGAACTTCGTTCTGGCGACCCAGGTCATGTGAGTCAAGCACTCAAACCTAGCTGCCGACTCGACCTGCACTTTGGCAATCGCGTTGCCTAAGACCCAGCTTGAACGACGGGCTGGGTGTGCCGGTCGCTGCAAAGAACCACCAGCAAATTTGAAACAAGCGACGCTCGTTGGTCCGCGGTCAATTCGACAATCTCATCCCGTTTGAGATGCTCCAATGCCATCTCGACCATACCGACGGCTCCATCGACGATTTTGGTTCGGGCCGCAACCACTGCGCCTGCCTGTTGACGCTGCAACATTGCCGCTGCGATTTCCGGAGCGTACGCGAGGTGACTGATCCGAGCTTCCGAGACGTGAACGCCAGCCTTGCCTAGTCGCTCTTGAATGTCGGCGCATAGTTGATCGCAGATCTCATCCGTGTTGCCACGAAGTGACACTTCGTGATCATCGTGATCGTAGGGGTAGCGGGTCGCCAAGCTTCTTAGCGCGGCTTCGCTTTGAACTTCAACATAGTGTTCGTAATCGTCCACCTCAAACAAAGCCTCTGCGGTATCCACTACTTTCCAAACCACCACCGCCGATATTTCGATTGGATTGCCGTCTCGGTCATTCACCTTGGATGGTCGGCTCGCGGTGCGTGACTTCGCTTGCGTGATAACGCCTTGCTGCGTCTTTTGTTCTGGTAACGACGAAGAGCCCGTCTCGAAGTTTCGAATTCGCAATGAAACCTTTCGCTTGGACAGAAATGGGTTGACCCAAAAGAAGCCCGACTTTTTGACCGTGCCTTTGTAATCACCAAATAGCAGCAGTACGCGCGAGTCATTGGGGGCAATCGCCATCAATCCGAACAAGGAAATGAACCCTGCAACGCCCAGCACGATCGCTAAGGGAATGGCCAGAATCCCCGTCCCACTAATCACTCCCATCGCAAATAGAAGCGGCGCCAAAAGCATGCAGCCTAACCCCATCATCAATGGCACCCACGCTGACATGGGCGATTCAATCAATCTTTCATGAATCAGAGGCGACTGGCGGGTGGAACTCGTTTGACTTGATTCGGACATCAATGTTTCTCGCAACCAGGATGAAGGGAGTGCAGGAACACCGTCGTTCACGCATACAATAATATGGCTCAAAAACGTCCCGCAGAGGGCGCGCGTCAACTCGTTTAATTACCAGACACGTTTATCAAGCGTTCGGCCGCGTAACGCTATGGGGCCCACATACCTTCGGCTTCACCTGGGTTGCTCACCAGAGGCTTCTTTGTTGGCTAAAATAGCCGGTCGGTCCAGACGCCATCTTCTGCTTCCACGTTGGGAGCAAGGCATCGCTGAAAAACGCGAACAAGGCGGTAGTGTTTGGTCACGTTACTGTTCCGTCACCGGCAACGATTCTGCTGGTCGCTTCTTAAATTCGAAATGTCATGAACACGCTCTGCCGATCTGCCGTTTTAATCCTTGTTTTTCAATCCTGTTCCGTGCTTGACGCTCAAGAAGAGAAAAAACTTTCGCTTGGTGAACAACCGGTGTTCCACGTATCCAGAACGAATGAAGAGATCGTCGTCGACGGGAAGATGAACGAGACGAGTTGGACGTCGACCGAGTCAAGGACGTTCGAGTACTTCTACAATGTTGACAAACCAGACGATCAGCAACGAAGCACGCTTCGAATGCTTTGGGACGACGA from Rubripirellula amarantea encodes:
- the pdxA gene encoding 4-hydroxythreonine-4-phosphate dehydrogenase PdxA — its product is MSSQPRIAISVGDVAGVGPELALKCAALPEITERCTPVLYGPLVILKRIATLLKLALPKDIVDVGDAGEVSHGHFSLATGQASFDAFNLAISDAMSGKVAGVVTGPIQKQAWHLAGIPFPGHTEVLAERTGTDDFCMMLTSREISCVLTTIHVPLADVPSMLTTDLVIKAITLANEAMTKRHGRPGRIVVCGLNPHAGENGLFSHGEEQSIIIPAVDFCHVRGMNVVGPVPPDTAFTPSMRAKTDAYVCMYHDQGLIPLKALSFDDAVNVTLGLPIVRTSVDHGTAMDLAWQGTANHQSMVAAIDMAVDLSCG
- a CDS encoding DUF6702 family protein, producing the protein MHLLSLLFLLMHPVHETVSEVEWNEQTKSVEVAVRFHRLDEEWILKQPVVKNFGDKFNSETPELSGDEASELGRRAMGYLGRHYCFKGFQDPQAIALYRWIGRKEEGAHVWWYFEVVSNDKTRPTLIDLTLLFEHNQNYTHRVVFLDQSPKTSVNLTSAKHQVSLPSPQSSELKQSQP
- a CDS encoding competence/damage-inducible protein A, with the translated sequence MTASSDTPTLPMTGEVISIGDEMTSGARLDTNAQWLSRRMGELGIEIQYHSTVGDSLANNIDVFRVAANRADVIVCTGGLGPTRDDLTREALAALANQPLVMKPSAMAHIESMFAKRNREMPARNRNQAMFPEGSDEIFNPQGTAPGVDITVTRDDGSRSRIFALPGVPAEMKQMFDDTVAPRIMESFSGANHIRHHVMKFFGTGESDMEERLGDMIDRNRTPRVGITVSSATISLRISATGVTPEACQSQIDATREEILTRVGEFYFGDGETFEQQDAIELLLAERNQSLAIIEYGLAAPLGDWFAALGKSHSYVGGLSFANAAELARMFGCDDHEIALATIRQNTGADWTLLVDSYPLLDHTSDKPVEPEEVRFLVTGPKVTNLNANASDTPEAGGNQPEFKRLAVVQTCADQLTECTYEKCVKLGGHPSIVHARIAKAAMAFLRSLLANQETL
- a CDS encoding GspE/PulE family protein, which translates into the protein MHRNKLIGGGKTANGKDAVDFVAIEGETELTPPEMYAANLIEWAVDRRASDLFVSDNENSVMVSIRRFGKVEQIRCLARSYGRKLQGHLRVLAGSDAGEIIRPTEGRGVLTTQSGRTVDLRLSTMPTLFGQDVAVRLFDPVNGSRSIESLGYEPDELTAIKDLISQPSGLILVAGPVASGKSSTLYAAVEALNDGTRKIHTLEDPIEHALAGVMQTQVNLRAGLDFADLLSSVLRHSPDVIMVGEIRDARTAATAVRAGASGQLVLATIHAKTAAEAVDSMLQYETNPKFLASALIGVINQRLVRRLCRLCAQPVKADGLNEVSKRVNELLGDQPPRMYLADGCEACFGDGYDSMTCVPEIMLFDRALCEQVANGCSAGDLEKLACERGMVHMSEVMAARVLRGITSPIEANRMFSDPMLADLALRAK
- a CDS encoding RecQ family ATP-dependent DNA helicase, with amino-acid sequence MSDPNAIAILQKHFQYDTFRGSQAAIIDHVVQGNHAMVVMPTGMGKSLCYQIPALIHGDHAESDGTPLTLVLSPLVALMKDQVDALTARGIDAAFINSSLDRTTRIARYEEVASGRYQLLYVTPERFRKDDFREVIRKRHIALMAIDEAHCVSQWGHDFRPDYSRIREIRSFVGNPTTIALTATATRECRSDIYQQIGIDESDIKLFHEGIDRPNLALDVVHVMDNDGKFDSLVETLRSDEYRGGSVIVYFSLIKTLESFSDRMLSAGIDHVNYHGDLPRNVRRRIQNEFMSGDCEIVLATNAFGMGIDKSDIRIVMHVETPGSIESYYQEIGRAGRDGKPSLCRWLYDQSDLMTQMQFIEWSNPEAAFYDRVYTLLREHNEECRAFGLNWMNGRLQRVAKHDHRLATVIAMMDRHGVIAGPHEPACFDVLGPLPEELSSDALLGEKKRNDQQRLYAMVQYAAAEPEARQAFFNDYFLGEE
- a CDS encoding outer membrane protein assembly factor BamB family protein, translating into MAFSSLALTRSLTICGLAVAVGALPAIGEDWPRFLGTSGQLKAEATEKTPTKWGDGENVKWATELPGKGVSSPIVVGDLVFVTCYSGYGVGGENESIDDLTRHVICVDKATGKVRWQNEIKAVQPEDPYEGVGVPAHGYASHTPVSDGKRVYAFLGKSGVVAFDLDGNELWRQSVGTGSGPQGWGSSASPVVYQDTLIVTASEESETMFGINAESGEIKWKQEAQDLQSTWSTPTLVTSEEGRTDLVINVPGEVWGINPETGKLRWYSRGTTDASTAASLTPGNGLVFATGGRGGEAVAVKVGGKGDVNDTHVIWDAKIPGRFSTPLYHNDLLFTFGDSIMTVFSAEDGDKVGQLRLGSSSSRGGRGASDGGDGEGNDGEGGGREGGGRRGGGRGGMFSMDYASPVLIGDNIYMTSRSGTVYVLTATRSPELIAENSFPGDSGFGGTPAVSDGEIFIRSDSKLYCLSNK
- a CDS encoding SPFH domain-containing protein, whose amino-acid sequence is MSESSQTSSTRQSPLIHERLIESPMSAWVPLMMGLGCMLLAPLLFAMGVISGTGILAIPLAIVLGVAGFISLFGLMAIAPNDSRVLLLFGDYKGTVKKSGFFWVNPFLSKRKVSLRIRNFETGSSSLPEQKTQQGVITQAKSRTASRPSKVNDRDGNPIEISAVVVWKVVDTAEALFEVDDYEHYVEVQSEAALRSLATRYPYDHDDHEVSLRGNTDEICDQLCADIQERLGKAGVHVSEARISHLAYAPEIAAAMLQRQQAGAVVAARTKIVDGAVGMVEMALEHLKRDEIVELTADQRASLVSNLLVVLCSDRHTQPVVQAGS